The following proteins come from a genomic window of Galactobacillus timonensis:
- the rpsL gene encoding 30S ribosomal protein S12 has product MPTINQLVRKGRTNKVYKSKSPALNRGYNSLENRPTKLASPQKRGVCTRVGTMTPKKPNSALRKYARVRLSNGLEVTAYIPGVGHNLQEHSVVMIRGGRVKDLPGVRYHIIRGTLDCAGVDGRNQGRSLYGAKKPKASK; this is encoded by the coding sequence ATGCCTACAATCAATCAGTTGGTACGTAAGGGACGTACTAATAAGGTCTACAAATCCAAGTCTCCGGCTCTCAACCGCGGATACAATTCGCTTGAGAACCGTCCGACCAAGCTGGCAAGCCCGCAGAAGCGCGGTGTCTGCACGCGTGTCGGCACGATGACGCCGAAGAAGCCGAACTCTGCTCTTCGTAAGTACGCTCGTGTTCGTCTGTCCAATGGTCTGGAAGTGACAGCCTATATCCCGGGTGTTGGTCACAACCTGCAGGAGCATTCCGTTGTCATGATCCGTGGCGGCCGTGTCAAGGATCTTCCGGGTGTTCGTTATCACATCATTCGCGGTACGCTGGACTGCGCAGGCGTCGATGGACGCAACCAGGGCCGTTCGCTGTACGGTGCCAAGAAGCCGAAGGCTTCCAAGTAA